One genomic region from Oryzias melastigma strain HK-1 linkage group LG19, ASM292280v2, whole genome shotgun sequence encodes:
- the LOC112154085 gene encoding uncharacterized protein LOC112154085 isoform X3 — MDKRPKPEEQAENIPPEAKTSKLKFQSNGVEQQFREDNGTLLKTCICSTPAPSESKSRLSGVLSTLSPILKYLNIENKQSPPQSVKCASSSSCLRSTGKPAHHSSFNVSAMHSGTLLGATHQPYCLLDYECLPEMTLLDDTNNATMELTKNDLGYPQSAPPAPNPNAVTCGQESNANSPACTPQPPGTQKHKMVKLSEMKRSSAWNRLLDENLPEITLLDTSSDSEMLPRVQTSCRGAMLDLTQDKTQNLAQNITHDVVQDKMNDMMQIMGQDIVQDLPVDMTHDKMQDMVQNMELDMVQDNTKDMLEDKTQDTVQDIELDTVQNLTQDTVKNLTQDVLQDKTQDMVPDIQLDVLQDVLQDKTQDLVQDKTQDMLQDKTQDMLQDETQDLVQDKTQDLVQNVLQDKTQDLVQDKTQDVLQDKTQDLVQDKTQDVLQDKTQDLVQDKTQDVLQDKTQDLVQDKTQDVLQDKTQDLVQDKTRDLLLDMVQDETQDMVQDETQDVLQDMVEDKTQDLTHEKTQEVLQDLAHDKTQDVLQDKTQDLVQDVLQDKTQDLTHEKTQDVLWEKTQDLVQDLVQDMAHEKTQDVLQDKTQDKMQEMVQDLAQNKTQDVVQDKTLDVVQNTELDKTKGTVQNKDQDMVQNLTQDKTQDFVQDVLENRNDDASEVLNPELPDSAETRSKMVKNPEGTVETPPALDLLSGGDNCQREDVSQPVLHMSMELSDSSIVSSMDTNKTNTLVLDKSLDSVPDPKFSSTPMIDLKMFNFKTLRDEGQVLAAQKKLYQDGLSKPADQVPSEIPSNIVADRKTFLPQTGSKLLWPLSKATSQLPKISNSGVKSTIPRKPESSQSHLPMKRQRIQDSVRKPVPPEGPQGITDEQSLPSLCTRAAVFKLPASGLQRPQVSKMTKPAATVRKLPTRVNSQVVASADKPCGSKDAVKQLSSTEASSRTLKQPAVRQKSLLTKPQRQGCANCSVLEEQLKRKTEELEKIQEELFKYTKKSRK, encoded by the exons ATGGACAAACGCCCTAAACCTGAAGAACAGGCTGAAAATATTCCACCTGAAGCCAAGACCTCAAAGTTGAAATTCCAGTCAAATGGCGTTGAGCAACAATTCAGGGAGGACAATGGGACCCTTCTGAAAACGTGTATCTGCTCTACACCAGCTCCCAGCGAAAGCAAGTCTCGGTTATCTGGTGTGCTCTCCACTCTATCGcccattttaaagtatttaaatattgaaaacaaGCAGTCGCCTCCACAGTCTGTCAAATGTGCCTCATCTTCAAGCTGCCTAAGATCAACGGGAAAACCTGCACATCACAGCAGCTTCAATGTTTCCGCTATGCACTCTGGGACTTTATTAGGGGCCACCCATCAGCCTTACTGTTTGCTGGATTATGAGTGTCTGCCAGAAATGACTCTGCTTGATGATACCAACAATGCAACAATGGAACTCACTAAAAATGATTTGGGTTATCCTCAGAGCGCACCTCCGGCACCAAATCCTAATGCCGTCACATGTGGACAAGAAAGCAACGCAAACTCCCCTGCGTGCACCCCTCAACCGCCAGGAACGCAAAAGCACAAGATGGTTAAACTGTCTGAGATGAAACGTTCATCTGCATGGAATCGGTTGCTTGATGAAAACTTGCCAGAAATTACATTGCTTGATACTTCAAGTGACTCTGAGATGTTGCCACGTGTGCAGACGTCCTGCAGAGGCGCGATGTTGGACTTGACACAGGACAAGACGCAGAATTTGGCGCAGAACATAACACACGATGTGGTACAGGACAAGATGAACGACATGATGCAAATTATGGGACAGGACATAGTGCAGGATTTACCAGTGGACATGACTCATGACAAAATGCAGGACATGGTGCAAAATATGGAACTGGACATGGTGCAGGACAATACAAAAGATATGCTGGAGGACAAGACTCAAGACACAGTTCAAGATATAGAACTAGATACGGTGCAGAATTTGACGCAGGACACGGTGAAGAATTTGACACAGGACGTGCTGCAAGACAAGACCCAGGACATGGTTCCAGATATACAACTGGATGTGCTGCAGGACGTGCTGCAGGACAAGACGCAGGATTTGGTGCAGGAC AAAACGCAGGACATGCTGCAGGACAAAACGCAGGACATGCTGCAGGATGAGACGCAGGATTTGGTACAGGACAAGACGCAGGATTTGGTGCAGAACGTGCTGCAGGACAAGACACAGGATTTGGTGCAGGACAAGACGCAAGACGTTCTGCAGGACAAGACACAGGATTTGGTGCAGGACAAGACGCAAGACGTTCTGCAGGACAAGACGCAGGATTTGGTGCAGGACAAGACGCAAGACGTTCTGCAGGACAAGACGCAGGATTTGGTGCAGGACAAAACGCAAGACGTGCTGCAGGACAAGACACAGGATTTGGTGCAGGACAAGACGCGAGACTTGCTGCTGGACATGGTGCAGGACGAGACGCAGGACATGGTGCAGGACGAGACACAGGATGTGCTGCAGGACATGGTGGAGGACAAGACGCAGGATTTGACGCACGAGAAGACGCAGGAAGTGCTGCAGGATTTGGCGCACGACAAGACACAAGACGTGCTGCAGGACAAGACGCAGGATTTGGTGCAGGACGTGCTGCAGGATAAGACTCAGGATTTGACGCATGAGAAGACGCAAGACGTGCTGTGGGAAAAGACGCAGGATTTGGTGCAGGATTTGGTGCAGGACATGGCGCACGAAAAGACGCAAGACGTGCTGCAGGACAAGAC GCAGGATAAGATGCAAGAAATGGTGCAGGATTTGGCACAGAACAAGACGCAAGACGTAGTGCAGGACAAGACACTAGATGTGGTGCAAAATACAGAACTGGACAAGACAAAGGGCACGGTACAAAATAAAGACCAGGACATGGTGCAGAATTTGACGCAGGACAAGACACAGGATTTTGTGCAGGACGTGCTGGAGAACCGTAACGATGATGCATCTGAAGTCCTGAATCCCGAGCTGCCAGATTCTGCAGAAACAAGATCCAAGATGGTGAAAAATCCTGAAGGTACAGTTGAAACCCCTCCAGCTTTAGATTTGCTTTCTGGAGGTGACAATTGCCAGCGAGAGGATGTCTCCCAACCAGTTCTGCACATGTCGATGGAACTGTCTGACAGCTCAATCGTTTCCAGCATGGacaccaacaaaacaaacacctTAGTTTTGGATAAGTCTTTGGATTCAGTGCCAGACCCCAAGTTCTCTTCAACTCCTATGATTGAcctcaaaatgttcaacttcAAAACTCTCCGAGATGAGGGCCAAGTCCTGGCAGCACAGAAGAAACTGTACCAAGATGGTCTGAGTAAGCCAGCGGATCAGGTGCCCTCGGAGATCCCATCAAACATCGTGGCCGACCGCAAAACATTCTTGCCCCAAACTGGGTCTAAATTGCTTTGGCCCCTTTCAAAGGCAACATCCCAGCTGCCAAAGATCTCCAATTCAGGCGTAAAATCCACTATTCCAAGGAAACCGGAATCATCTCAATCCCACCTGCCAATGAAGCGACAACGGATCCAAGACTCTGTGAGAAAGCCGGTTCCACCTGAAGGCCCACAGGGG ATCACAGATGAGCAAAGCTTGCCCAGCTTGTGCACCAGAGCTGCAG TTTTCAAGCTGCCAGCTTCTGGCCTCCAACGACCCCAAGTGAGCAAAATGACCAAACCAGCAGCCACTGTCAGAAAACTGCCCACAAGGGTCAACTCACAGGTCGTGGCAAGCGCTGACAAACCTTGTGGAAGTAAAG ATGCAGTGAAACAGCTGTCATCAACTGAAGCAAGCAGCAGAACCCTGAAGCAGCCTGCAGTCAGGCAGAAATCTTTGCTCACTAAACCCCAGAGACAAG GCTGTGCCAACTGCAGTGTCCTCGAGGAGCAGCTCAAACGTAAAACTGAAGAACTAGAAAAAATTCAAGAAG AGCTCTTCAAGTACACAAAGAAATCCAGGAAATGA
- the LOC112154085 gene encoding uncharacterized protein LOC112154085 isoform X2, whose translation MDKRPKPEEQAENIPPEAKTSKLKFQSNGVEQQFREDNGTLLKTCICSTPAPSESKSRLSGVLSTLSPILKYLNIENKQSPPQSVKCASSSSCLRSTGKPAHHSSFNVSAMHSGTLLGATHQPYCLLDYECLPEMTLLDDTNNATMELTKNDLGYPQSAPPAPNPNAVTCGQESNANSPACTPQPPGTQKHKMVKLSEMKRSSAWNRLLDENLPEITLLDTSSDSEMLPRVQTSCRGAMLDLTQDKTQNLAQNITHDVVQDKMNDMMQIMGQDIVQDLPVDMTHDKMQDMVQNMELDMVQDNTKDMLEDKTQDTVQDIELDTVQNLTQDTVKNLTQDVLQDKTQDMVPDIQLDVLQDVLQDKTQDLVQDKTQDMLQDKTQDMLQDETQDLVQDKTQDLVQNVLQDKTQDLVQDKTQDVLQDKTQDLVQDKTQDVLQDKTQDLVQDKTQDVLQDKTQDLVQDKTQDVLQDKTQDLVQDKTRDLLLDMVQDETQDMVQDETQDVLQDMVEDKTQDLTHEKTQEVLQDLAHDKTQDVLQDKTQDLVQDKTQEVLQDLLQDNTQDKMQDKMQEMVQDLAQNKTQDVVQDKTLDVVQNTELDKTKGTVQNKDQDMVQNLTQDKTQDFVQDVLENRNDDASEVLNPELPDSAETRSKMVKNPEGTVETPPALDLLSGGDNCQREDVSQPVLHMSMELSDSSIVSSMDTNKTNTLVLDKSLDSVPDPKFSSTPMIDLKMFNFKTLRDEGQVLAAQKKLYQDGLSKPADQVPSEIPSNIVADRKTFLPQTGSKLLWPLSKATSQLPKISNSGVKSTIPRKPESSQSHLPMKRQRIQDSVRKPVPPEGPQGITDEQSLPSLCTRAAVFKLPASGLQRPQVSKMTKPAATVRKLPTRVNSQVVASADKPCGSKALHTITNKLEDRTRPVNKGKALPLFKKQKMDAVKQLSSTEASSRTLKQPAVRQKSLLTKPQRQGCANCSVLEEQLKRKTEELEKIQEELFKYTKKSRK comes from the exons ATGGACAAACGCCCTAAACCTGAAGAACAGGCTGAAAATATTCCACCTGAAGCCAAGACCTCAAAGTTGAAATTCCAGTCAAATGGCGTTGAGCAACAATTCAGGGAGGACAATGGGACCCTTCTGAAAACGTGTATCTGCTCTACACCAGCTCCCAGCGAAAGCAAGTCTCGGTTATCTGGTGTGCTCTCCACTCTATCGcccattttaaagtatttaaatattgaaaacaaGCAGTCGCCTCCACAGTCTGTCAAATGTGCCTCATCTTCAAGCTGCCTAAGATCAACGGGAAAACCTGCACATCACAGCAGCTTCAATGTTTCCGCTATGCACTCTGGGACTTTATTAGGGGCCACCCATCAGCCTTACTGTTTGCTGGATTATGAGTGTCTGCCAGAAATGACTCTGCTTGATGATACCAACAATGCAACAATGGAACTCACTAAAAATGATTTGGGTTATCCTCAGAGCGCACCTCCGGCACCAAATCCTAATGCCGTCACATGTGGACAAGAAAGCAACGCAAACTCCCCTGCGTGCACCCCTCAACCGCCAGGAACGCAAAAGCACAAGATGGTTAAACTGTCTGAGATGAAACGTTCATCTGCATGGAATCGGTTGCTTGATGAAAACTTGCCAGAAATTACATTGCTTGATACTTCAAGTGACTCTGAGATGTTGCCACGTGTGCAGACGTCCTGCAGAGGCGCGATGTTGGACTTGACACAGGACAAGACGCAGAATTTGGCGCAGAACATAACACACGATGTGGTACAGGACAAGATGAACGACATGATGCAAATTATGGGACAGGACATAGTGCAGGATTTACCAGTGGACATGACTCATGACAAAATGCAGGACATGGTGCAAAATATGGAACTGGACATGGTGCAGGACAATACAAAAGATATGCTGGAGGACAAGACTCAAGACACAGTTCAAGATATAGAACTAGATACGGTGCAGAATTTGACGCAGGACACGGTGAAGAATTTGACACAGGACGTGCTGCAAGACAAGACCCAGGACATGGTTCCAGATATACAACTGGATGTGCTGCAGGACGTGCTGCAGGACAAGACGCAGGATTTGGTGCAGGAC AAAACGCAGGACATGCTGCAGGACAAAACGCAGGACATGCTGCAGGATGAGACGCAGGATTTGGTACAGGACAAGACGCAGGATTTGGTGCAGAACGTGCTGCAGGACAAGACACAGGATTTGGTGCAGGACAAGACGCAAGACGTTCTGCAGGACAAGACACAGGATTTGGTGCAGGACAAGACGCAAGACGTTCTGCAGGACAAGACGCAGGATTTGGTGCAGGACAAGACGCAAGACGTTCTGCAGGACAAGACGCAGGATTTGGTGCAGGACAAAACGCAAGACGTGCTGCAGGACAAGACACAGGATTTGGTGCAGGACAAGACGCGAGACTTGCTGCTGGACATGGTGCAGGACGAGACGCAGGACATGGTGCAGGACGAGACACAGGATGTGCTGCAGGACATGGTGGAGGACAAGACGCAGGATTTGACGCACGAGAAGACGCAGGAAGTGCTGCAGGATTTGGCGCACGACAAGACACAAGACGTGCTGCAGGACAAGACGCAGGATTTGGTGCAGGAC AAGACGCAGGAAGTGCTGCAGGACTTGCTGCAGGACAATACGCAGGACAAGATGCAGGATAAGATGCAAGAAATGGTGCAGGATTTGGCACAGAACAAGACGCAAGACGTAGTGCAGGACAAGACACTAGATGTGGTGCAAAATACAGAACTGGACAAGACAAAGGGCACGGTACAAAATAAAGACCAGGACATGGTGCAGAATTTGACGCAGGACAAGACACAGGATTTTGTGCAGGACGTGCTGGAGAACCGTAACGATGATGCATCTGAAGTCCTGAATCCCGAGCTGCCAGATTCTGCAGAAACAAGATCCAAGATGGTGAAAAATCCTGAAGGTACAGTTGAAACCCCTCCAGCTTTAGATTTGCTTTCTGGAGGTGACAATTGCCAGCGAGAGGATGTCTCCCAACCAGTTCTGCACATGTCGATGGAACTGTCTGACAGCTCAATCGTTTCCAGCATGGacaccaacaaaacaaacacctTAGTTTTGGATAAGTCTTTGGATTCAGTGCCAGACCCCAAGTTCTCTTCAACTCCTATGATTGAcctcaaaatgttcaacttcAAAACTCTCCGAGATGAGGGCCAAGTCCTGGCAGCACAGAAGAAACTGTACCAAGATGGTCTGAGTAAGCCAGCGGATCAGGTGCCCTCGGAGATCCCATCAAACATCGTGGCCGACCGCAAAACATTCTTGCCCCAAACTGGGTCTAAATTGCTTTGGCCCCTTTCAAAGGCAACATCCCAGCTGCCAAAGATCTCCAATTCAGGCGTAAAATCCACTATTCCAAGGAAACCGGAATCATCTCAATCCCACCTGCCAATGAAGCGACAACGGATCCAAGACTCTGTGAGAAAGCCGGTTCCACCTGAAGGCCCACAGGGG ATCACAGATGAGCAAAGCTTGCCCAGCTTGTGCACCAGAGCTGCAG TTTTCAAGCTGCCAGCTTCTGGCCTCCAACGACCCCAAGTGAGCAAAATGACCAAACCAGCAGCCACTGTCAGAAAACTGCCCACAAGGGTCAACTCACAGGTCGTGGCAAGCGCTGACAAACCTTGTGGAAGTAAAG CTTTACACACTATAACAAATAAATTGGAAGACAGGACACGTCCAGTAAACAAAGGAAAAGCTCTACCTTTgttcaaaaagcagaaaatgg ATGCAGTGAAACAGCTGTCATCAACTGAAGCAAGCAGCAGAACCCTGAAGCAGCCTGCAGTCAGGCAGAAATCTTTGCTCACTAAACCCCAGAGACAAG GCTGTGCCAACTGCAGTGTCCTCGAGGAGCAGCTCAAACGTAAAACTGAAGAACTAGAAAAAATTCAAGAAG AGCTCTTCAAGTACACAAAGAAATCCAGGAAATGA
- the LOC112154085 gene encoding uncharacterized protein LOC112154085 isoform X1 has product MDKRPKPEEQAENIPPEAKTSKLKFQSNGVEQQFREDNGTLLKTCICSTPAPSESKSRLSGVLSTLSPILKYLNIENKQSPPQSVKCASSSSCLRSTGKPAHHSSFNVSAMHSGTLLGATHQPYCLLDYECLPEMTLLDDTNNATMELTKNDLGYPQSAPPAPNPNAVTCGQESNANSPACTPQPPGTQKHKMVKLSEMKRSSAWNRLLDENLPEITLLDTSSDSEMLPRVQTSCRGAMLDLTQDKTQNLAQNITHDVVQDKMNDMMQIMGQDIVQDLPVDMTHDKMQDMVQNMELDMVQDNTKDMLEDKTQDTVQDIELDTVQNLTQDTVKNLTQDVLQDKTQDMVPDIQLDVLQDVLQDKTQDLVQDKTQDMLQDKTQDMLQDETQDLVQDKTQDLVQNVLQDKTQDLVQDKTQDVLQDKTQDLVQDKTQDVLQDKTQDLVQDKTQDVLQDKTQDLVQDKTQDVLQDKTQDLVQDKTRDLLLDMVQDETQDMVQDETQDVLQDMVEDKTQDLTHEKTQEVLQDLAHDKTQDVLQDKTQDLVQDVLQDKTQDLTHEKTQDVLWEKTQDLVQDLVQDMAHEKTQDVLQDKTQDKMQEMVQDLAQNKTQDVVQDKTLDVVQNTELDKTKGTVQNKDQDMVQNLTQDKTQDFVQDVLENRNDDASEVLNPELPDSAETRSKMVKNPEGTVETPPALDLLSGGDNCQREDVSQPVLHMSMELSDSSIVSSMDTNKTNTLVLDKSLDSVPDPKFSSTPMIDLKMFNFKTLRDEGQVLAAQKKLYQDGLSKPADQVPSEIPSNIVADRKTFLPQTGSKLLWPLSKATSQLPKISNSGVKSTIPRKPESSQSHLPMKRQRIQDSVRKPVPPEGPQGITDEQSLPSLCTRAAVFKLPASGLQRPQVSKMTKPAATVRKLPTRVNSQVVASADKPCGSKALHTITNKLEDRTRPVNKGKALPLFKKQKMDAVKQLSSTEASSRTLKQPAVRQKSLLTKPQRQGCANCSVLEEQLKRKTEELEKIQEELFKYTKKSRK; this is encoded by the exons ATGGACAAACGCCCTAAACCTGAAGAACAGGCTGAAAATATTCCACCTGAAGCCAAGACCTCAAAGTTGAAATTCCAGTCAAATGGCGTTGAGCAACAATTCAGGGAGGACAATGGGACCCTTCTGAAAACGTGTATCTGCTCTACACCAGCTCCCAGCGAAAGCAAGTCTCGGTTATCTGGTGTGCTCTCCACTCTATCGcccattttaaagtatttaaatattgaaaacaaGCAGTCGCCTCCACAGTCTGTCAAATGTGCCTCATCTTCAAGCTGCCTAAGATCAACGGGAAAACCTGCACATCACAGCAGCTTCAATGTTTCCGCTATGCACTCTGGGACTTTATTAGGGGCCACCCATCAGCCTTACTGTTTGCTGGATTATGAGTGTCTGCCAGAAATGACTCTGCTTGATGATACCAACAATGCAACAATGGAACTCACTAAAAATGATTTGGGTTATCCTCAGAGCGCACCTCCGGCACCAAATCCTAATGCCGTCACATGTGGACAAGAAAGCAACGCAAACTCCCCTGCGTGCACCCCTCAACCGCCAGGAACGCAAAAGCACAAGATGGTTAAACTGTCTGAGATGAAACGTTCATCTGCATGGAATCGGTTGCTTGATGAAAACTTGCCAGAAATTACATTGCTTGATACTTCAAGTGACTCTGAGATGTTGCCACGTGTGCAGACGTCCTGCAGAGGCGCGATGTTGGACTTGACACAGGACAAGACGCAGAATTTGGCGCAGAACATAACACACGATGTGGTACAGGACAAGATGAACGACATGATGCAAATTATGGGACAGGACATAGTGCAGGATTTACCAGTGGACATGACTCATGACAAAATGCAGGACATGGTGCAAAATATGGAACTGGACATGGTGCAGGACAATACAAAAGATATGCTGGAGGACAAGACTCAAGACACAGTTCAAGATATAGAACTAGATACGGTGCAGAATTTGACGCAGGACACGGTGAAGAATTTGACACAGGACGTGCTGCAAGACAAGACCCAGGACATGGTTCCAGATATACAACTGGATGTGCTGCAGGACGTGCTGCAGGACAAGACGCAGGATTTGGTGCAGGAC AAAACGCAGGACATGCTGCAGGACAAAACGCAGGACATGCTGCAGGATGAGACGCAGGATTTGGTACAGGACAAGACGCAGGATTTGGTGCAGAACGTGCTGCAGGACAAGACACAGGATTTGGTGCAGGACAAGACGCAAGACGTTCTGCAGGACAAGACACAGGATTTGGTGCAGGACAAGACGCAAGACGTTCTGCAGGACAAGACGCAGGATTTGGTGCAGGACAAGACGCAAGACGTTCTGCAGGACAAGACGCAGGATTTGGTGCAGGACAAAACGCAAGACGTGCTGCAGGACAAGACACAGGATTTGGTGCAGGACAAGACGCGAGACTTGCTGCTGGACATGGTGCAGGACGAGACGCAGGACATGGTGCAGGACGAGACACAGGATGTGCTGCAGGACATGGTGGAGGACAAGACGCAGGATTTGACGCACGAGAAGACGCAGGAAGTGCTGCAGGATTTGGCGCACGACAAGACACAAGACGTGCTGCAGGACAAGACGCAGGATTTGGTGCAGGACGTGCTGCAGGATAAGACTCAGGATTTGACGCATGAGAAGACGCAAGACGTGCTGTGGGAAAAGACGCAGGATTTGGTGCAGGATTTGGTGCAGGACATGGCGCACGAAAAGACGCAAGACGTGCTGCAGGACAAGAC GCAGGATAAGATGCAAGAAATGGTGCAGGATTTGGCACAGAACAAGACGCAAGACGTAGTGCAGGACAAGACACTAGATGTGGTGCAAAATACAGAACTGGACAAGACAAAGGGCACGGTACAAAATAAAGACCAGGACATGGTGCAGAATTTGACGCAGGACAAGACACAGGATTTTGTGCAGGACGTGCTGGAGAACCGTAACGATGATGCATCTGAAGTCCTGAATCCCGAGCTGCCAGATTCTGCAGAAACAAGATCCAAGATGGTGAAAAATCCTGAAGGTACAGTTGAAACCCCTCCAGCTTTAGATTTGCTTTCTGGAGGTGACAATTGCCAGCGAGAGGATGTCTCCCAACCAGTTCTGCACATGTCGATGGAACTGTCTGACAGCTCAATCGTTTCCAGCATGGacaccaacaaaacaaacacctTAGTTTTGGATAAGTCTTTGGATTCAGTGCCAGACCCCAAGTTCTCTTCAACTCCTATGATTGAcctcaaaatgttcaacttcAAAACTCTCCGAGATGAGGGCCAAGTCCTGGCAGCACAGAAGAAACTGTACCAAGATGGTCTGAGTAAGCCAGCGGATCAGGTGCCCTCGGAGATCCCATCAAACATCGTGGCCGACCGCAAAACATTCTTGCCCCAAACTGGGTCTAAATTGCTTTGGCCCCTTTCAAAGGCAACATCCCAGCTGCCAAAGATCTCCAATTCAGGCGTAAAATCCACTATTCCAAGGAAACCGGAATCATCTCAATCCCACCTGCCAATGAAGCGACAACGGATCCAAGACTCTGTGAGAAAGCCGGTTCCACCTGAAGGCCCACAGGGG ATCACAGATGAGCAAAGCTTGCCCAGCTTGTGCACCAGAGCTGCAG TTTTCAAGCTGCCAGCTTCTGGCCTCCAACGACCCCAAGTGAGCAAAATGACCAAACCAGCAGCCACTGTCAGAAAACTGCCCACAAGGGTCAACTCACAGGTCGTGGCAAGCGCTGACAAACCTTGTGGAAGTAAAG CTTTACACACTATAACAAATAAATTGGAAGACAGGACACGTCCAGTAAACAAAGGAAAAGCTCTACCTTTgttcaaaaagcagaaaatgg ATGCAGTGAAACAGCTGTCATCAACTGAAGCAAGCAGCAGAACCCTGAAGCAGCCTGCAGTCAGGCAGAAATCTTTGCTCACTAAACCCCAGAGACAAG GCTGTGCCAACTGCAGTGTCCTCGAGGAGCAGCTCAAACGTAAAACTGAAGAACTAGAAAAAATTCAAGAAG AGCTCTTCAAGTACACAAAGAAATCCAGGAAATGA